The following coding sequences lie in one Nycticebus coucang isolate mNycCou1 chromosome 18, mNycCou1.pri, whole genome shotgun sequence genomic window:
- the SMTNL2 gene encoding smoothelin-like protein 2, protein MVSRSTELQSSNLFSFLAGLQTCAPASAMEPAPDAEEARSVREALGRYEAALEGAVRALHEDMQGLQRGVERRVAEAVRLAGPLARTVAELQRDNQRLQSQLERLTRQVEALGLASGLSPAPGTPSPPLASGVPDRAPRLGTARFASHATFSLSGRGQSVDHDEASELEMRRTSNSCVFENGHQPGTGPGDRPLEVAHTFPSSEPPKPRPMSLSLRLPHQPVTAVTRVSERFSGETSASAISPTSAAILGGLTPSPSEATTPWTPSPSEKNPPFTQSLSSSGFGAAAASKRTDSPPLVIPPQSPSSPQPPATTPAHRPGERRRELVRSQTLPRTSGAQARKALFEKWEQDTAGKGRGEARAKLKRSQSFGVASASSIKQILLEWCRRKTQGYQHVDLQNFSSSWSDGMAFCALVHSFFPDAFDYNSLSPTQRQKNFELAFTMAENLANCERLIEVEDMMVMGRKPDPMCIFTYVQSLYNHLRHFE, encoded by the exons ATGGTCAGTCGCAGCACGGAGCTACAGAGCTCGAATCTTTTCTCCTTCCTCGCCGGTCTTCAGACCTGTGCGCCAGCCTCAGCCATGGAGCCTGCCCCCGACGCTGAGGAGGCGCGCTCTGTGCGGGAAGCGCTGGGCCGCTACGAGGCGGCGCTGGAGGGCGCAGTGCGCGCGCTGCATGAGGACATGCAGGGGCTGCAGCGCGGCGTGGAGCGGCGCGTGGCCGAGGCGGTGCGTCTGGCCGGCCCGCTGGCGCGCACTGTGGCCGAGCTGCAGCGCGACAATCAGCGGCTGCAGTCGCAGCTCGAGCGCTTGACGCGCCAGGTGGAGGCGTTGGGCTTAGCGAGCGGGCTATCCCCAGCGCCCGGCACGCCCAGCCCCCCGCTTGCGTCCGGGGTTCCGGACCGCGCGCCACGCCTGGGGACCGCACGCTTCGCCAGCCACGCCACTTTCTCGCTGTCCGGCCGCGGCCAG AGTGTGGATCATGACGAAGCCAGTGAGTTGGAGATGAGAAGGACCTCAAACTCGTGTGTCTTCGAGAATGGGCACCAGCCGGGGACAG GTCCAGGTGACAGACCCCTTGAAGTTGCCCACACCTTCCCATCATCGGAGCCCCCCAAGCCTCGCCCTATGAGCCTCTCCTTGCGGCTTCCTCACCAGCCGGTCACAGCTGTCACCCGAGTTTCTGAGAGGTTCTCTGGGGAGACCTCAGCTTCAGCAATATCACCCACATCTGCTGCCATCCTGGGGGGCCTCACCCCAAGCCCCAGTGAGGCCACCACACCCTGGACCCCCAGTCCCAGTG AGAAGAACCCCCCTTTCACACAGTCTTTGTCAAGCTCTGGCTTTGGAGCAGCGGCGGCAAGCAAACGCACTGACAG CCCACCACTGGTGATACCACCCCAGTCACCCTCATCTCCTCAGCCACCAGCCACGACTCCGGCCCATCGCCCCGGAGAGCGTCGCAGGGAGCTGGTGAGGTCGCAGACGCTGCCCCGCACTTCGGGGGCGCAGGCCCGGAAGGCCCTGTTTGAGAAGTGGGAACAGGATACAGCGGGCAA GGGCCGAGGGGAGGCCCGGGCCAAGCTGAAGCGCTCGCAGAGCTTTGGTGTGGCCAGCGCCAGCAGCATCAAGCAGATCTTGCTCGAGTGGTGCCGTAGAAAGACTCAGGGCTACCAG CACGTGGACCTGCAGAACTTCTCCTCCAGCTGGAGTGATGGCATGGCCTTCTGCGCCCTGGTGCACTCCTTCTTCCCTGATGCCTTTGACTATAACAGCCTGAGCCCCACACAGCGGCAGAAAAACTTCGAGCTGGCCTTCACCATGGCCGA